A single Oryza brachyantha chromosome 8, ObraRS2, whole genome shotgun sequence DNA region contains:
- the LOC102722792 gene encoding probable LRR receptor-like serine/threonine-protein kinase At1g56130 isoform X2 yields the protein MRRCKSVHGFAWLVFVYACCAAAQAQQAAPRTDPTEVAALNTILARWGLRASPAWNISGEPCSGVAVDGTDVDNNPNINVAIKCDCSFNASTVCHITRLKVYALNIVGQIPDELQDLTYLDNLDLRKNYLTGPLPSFIGKFSAMQYLAVSLNPLSGPLPREIGNLSNLLSLGISSTNFSGELPSELGNLEKLEQMYIVSSGFSGPFPSTFSKLKNLRILWASDNDFTGKIPDYFGGFPNLQELRFQGNSFQGPIPASLSNLTRLTTLRIGDIINGSSSLSFISNMTSLNVLVLRNCKISDNLEAVNFSNLAGLTLLDLSFNNITGRVPQSILNLNKLGFLFLGNNSLSGSLPYFKSPSLNNLDFSYNGLSGSFPPWVTGNNFQLNLVANNFVLDGTNNSILPSGLNCLQRDTPCFRGSPEYYSFAVDCGSNRSTRGSDNTLYETDAQNIGPASYFVSEHARWGLSSVGRFNEALDGSYEVYSSQPFQSTLNSELFQTARMSPSSLRYYGIGLENGNYTVVLQFAEFDYPNSLTWQSIGRRVFNIYVQGDLKEKDFNIRKTAGGNSFIAVNKSYIATVSKNFLEIHLFWAGKGTCCIPTPGHYGPMISALSVTPNFIPTVRNGFPRKKSKAGTISGVIVGTSLFVLAAVVGVFMLLKKRRTMAQRREDFYNMVGRPNIFSNAELKLATENFGSQNILGEGGYGQVYKGKLTDGRVVAVKQLSQSSNQGKRQFMTEVATISSVQHRNLVQLYGCCIDSNTPSLVYEYLENGSLDQALFGIARGLSYLHEESTMRIVHRDIKASNILLGPDLTPKISDFGLAKLYDEKKTHVSTKVAGTFGYLAPEYAMRGHLTEKVDVFAFGVVALETIAGQSNTHHSLVEGKASLFERAWALYEREEALGIVDPRLEEINGEEVFRAIHISLLCTQGSPHQRPRMSRVVAMLTGEIPVAAMVTKPNYITEWQFRGHGANSSSSGSTADEFSGQRGTIPLTPSPAITGAIDPHCR from the exons atgaggcGTTGCAAGAGCGTCCATGGCTTCGCTTGGCTGGTGTTCGTCTACGCGTGCTGTGCAGCTGCTCAAGCTCAGCAAGCAGCACCAAGAACTGATCCAACTGAAG TAGCTGCACTGAACACGATACTGGCTAGATGGGGGCTGCGAGCGTCGCCGGCCTGGAATATCAGCGGCGAGCCCTGcagcggcgtcgccgtcgacggaaCCGACGTCGACAACAACCCCAACATCAACGTGGCTATCAAGTGTGACTGCTCCTTCAATGCCAGCACCGTTTGCCACATCACCAGATT GAAGGTTTACGCACTAAACATTGTTGGTCAAATACCTGACGAGCTGCAAGATCTCACTTATCTGGACAACTT GGATCTTCGGAAAAATTACTTGACGGGTCCCCTGCCATCGTTTATTGGAAAATTTTCTGCCATGCAGTACTT GGCGGTGTCCCTCAATCCACTATCTGGGCCTCTTCCGAGGGAGATCGGGAATCTTAGTAATCTCCTTTCACT GGGCATTAGTTCAACCAATTTTAGTGGTGAACTTCCTTCAGAACTGGGTAACTTGGAAAAACTCGAGCAAAT GTATATTGTTAGTTCGGGCTTCAGCGGTCCATTTCCTTCAACGTTCTCAAAACTTAAGAATTTGAGGATCCT ATGGGCATCAGACAATGATTTCACGGGAAAAATACCTGATTATTTTGGGGGTTTCCCAAATTTACAAGAATT AAGGTTCCAAGGAAATTCTTTTCAAGGTCCGATTCCAGCAAGTCTGTCCAATCTAACCAGATTAACAACctt GCGGATCGGTGATATTATAAATGGGAGCTCCTCACTGTCTTTTATCTCTAATATGACATCTTTGAATGTCTT AGTACTAAGGAACTGCAAGATATCTGATAATCTCGAAGCAGTGAACTTCTCTAATCTTGCGGGGTTAACCTTACT GGACTTGAGCTTTAACAATATCACAGGTCGTGTTCCTCAATCCATCCTGAATCTAAATAAGCTTGGCTTCTT GTTTCTTGGGAACAACAGCCTTTCTGGAAGCTTGCCATATTTCAAAAGCCCTTCACTAAACAATTT AGATTTTTCATATAACGGCCTCTCTGGAAGCTTTCCTCCATGGGTTACAGGGAACAATTTCCAACT GAATCTGGTGGCTAATAATTTCGTTCTTGATGGAACTAACAATAG CATTTTACCTTCAGGGCTAAACTGTCTCCAGCGAGATACTCCTTGTTTCCGTGGTTCTCCAGAAT ATTATTCCTTTGCCGTGGACTGTGGCAGTAATAGATCTACAAGGGGATCAGATAATACGTTATATGAAACCGATGCTCAAAACATTGGGCCTGCATCTTATTTTGTTAGCGAGCATGCAAGATGGGGTTTAAGCAGTGTAGGAAGATTCAATGAGGCTCTGGACGGAAGTTATGAAGTATATAGCTCCCAGCCGTTTCAGAGTACACTTAACTCAGAATTATTCCAGACTGCAAGGATGTCACCATCATCACTTAGATATTATGGTATTGGACTGGAAAATGGGAATTACACTGTCGTACTTCAGTTTGCAGAGTTCGATTATCCAAACTCGCTGACTTGGCAAAGTATTGGACGAAGAGTTTTCAACATATATGTCCAG GGTGATCTGAAAGAAAAGGACTTCAATATAAGGAAGACAGCTGGTGGAAACTCTTTTATAGCTGTTAATAAGAGCTATATTGCCACCGTATCCAAAAACTTCCTCGAGATCCATCTGTTCTGGGCTGGGAAGGGCACTTGTTGCATTCCTACTCCAGGACACTATGGGCCTATGATCTCAGCATTAAGCGTGACCCCAA ATTTTATTCCTACTGTGCGAAATGGTTTTCCCAGAAAGAAAAGTAAAGCAGGGACAATTTCTGGAGTAATCGTTGGCACTTCATTATTTGTATTAGCAGCCGTAGTTGGAGTATTTATGTTGTTAAAGAAGAGAAGGACAATGGCACAACGGAGAGAAG ACTTCTACAACATGGTTGGAAGGCCTAATATCTTCAGCAATGCTGAGCTTAAGTTAGCCACAGAAAATTTCGGATCTCAAAACATTCTTGGAGAAGGAGGATATGGGCAAGTCTACAAG GGTAAGTTAACGGATGGAAGGGTGGTAGCTGTGAAACAACTTTCTCAATCATCTAATCAGGGAAAAAGGCAGTTTATGACAGAGGTTGCAACAATTTCTTCCGTGCAACACCGGAACCTTGTGCAATTATATGGTTGTTGCATTGACAGTAATACACCCTCGTTAGTTTATGAATACCTCGAAAATGGAAGTTTAGATCAAGCACTCTTTG GCATTGCAAGAGGCCTAAGTTATCTTCATGAGGAGTCTACTATGCGGATCGTGCATCGGGACATCAAGGCCAGTAACATCCTACTAGGTCCTGATCTAACCCCCAAGATATCGGACTTTGGGCTTGCTAAGCTCTACGACGAGAAGAAGACTCATGTCAGCACAAAAGTTGCCGGCACATT TGGGTACCTGGCACCTGAGTATGCAATGAGAGGCCATTTGACTGAAAAGGTCGATGTTTTTGCATTCGGAGTGGTGGCTCTAGAGACAATAGCTGGTCAATCAAACACTCACCACTCCCTCGTAGAAGGCAAGGCCTCTCTCTTTGAACGG GCCTGGGCTCTCTATGAAAGAGAGGAAGCACTCGGAATCGTGGATCCAAGGCTCGAAGAAATCAATGGCGAGGAGGTCTTCAGGGCCATACATATCTCGCTTCTTTGCACCCAGGGCTCACCGCACCAAAGACCACGAATGTCGAGAGTCGTGGCAATGCTCACAGGAGAAATTCCGGTGGCTGCTATGGTGACGAAGCCGAACTACATCACTGAGTGGCAGTTCAGGGGCCATGGCGCCAACAGCAGCAGCTCAGGGTCTACTGCCGATGAGTTCAGTGGGCAGAGGGGTACCATCCCTCTCACGCCTTCCCCAGCCATCACCGGAGCAATTGATCCACATTGTCGATGA
- the LOC102722792 gene encoding probable LRR receptor-like serine/threonine-protein kinase At1g56130 isoform X1, with translation MRRCKSVHGFAWLVFVYACCAAAQAQQAAPRTDPTEVAALNTILARWGLRASPAWNISGEPCSGVAVDGTDVDNNPNINVAIKCDCSFNASTVCHITRLKVYALNIVGQIPDELQDLTYLDNLDLRKNYLTGPLPSFIGKFSAMQYLAVSLNPLSGPLPREIGNLSNLLSLGISSTNFSGELPSELGNLEKLEQMYIVSSGFSGPFPSTFSKLKNLRILWASDNDFTGKIPDYFGGFPNLQELRFQGNSFQGPIPASLSNLTRLTTLRIGDIINGSSSLSFISNMTSLNVLVLRNCKISDNLEAVNFSNLAGLTLLDLSFNNITGRVPQSILNLNKLGFLFLGNNSLSGSLPYFKSPSLNNLDFSYNGLSGSFPPWVTGNNFQLNLVANNFVLDGTNNSILPSGLNCLQRDTPCFRGSPEYYSFAVDCGSNRSTRGSDNTLYETDAQNIGPASYFVSEHARWGLSSVGRFNEALDGSYEVYSSQPFQSTLNSELFQTARMSPSSLRYYGIGLENGNYTVVLQFAEFDYPNSLTWQSIGRRVFNIYVQGDLKEKDFNIRKTAGGNSFIAVNKSYIATVSKNFLEIHLFWAGKGTCCIPTPGHYGPMISALSVTPNFIPTVRNGFPRKKSKAGTISGVIVGTSLFVLAAVVGVFMLLKKRRTMAQRREDFYNMVGRPNIFSNAELKLATENFGSQNILGEGGYGQVYKGKLTDGRVVAVKQLSQSSNQGKRQFMTEVATISSVQHRNLVQLYGCCIDSNTPSLVYEYLENGSLDQALFGDSRLNLGWSTRFDIILGIARGLSYLHEESTMRIVHRDIKASNILLGPDLTPKISDFGLAKLYDEKKTHVSTKVAGTFGYLAPEYAMRGHLTEKVDVFAFGVVALETIAGQSNTHHSLVEGKASLFERAWALYEREEALGIVDPRLEEINGEEVFRAIHISLLCTQGSPHQRPRMSRVVAMLTGEIPVAAMVTKPNYITEWQFRGHGANSSSSGSTADEFSGQRGTIPLTPSPAITGAIDPHCR, from the exons atgaggcGTTGCAAGAGCGTCCATGGCTTCGCTTGGCTGGTGTTCGTCTACGCGTGCTGTGCAGCTGCTCAAGCTCAGCAAGCAGCACCAAGAACTGATCCAACTGAAG TAGCTGCACTGAACACGATACTGGCTAGATGGGGGCTGCGAGCGTCGCCGGCCTGGAATATCAGCGGCGAGCCCTGcagcggcgtcgccgtcgacggaaCCGACGTCGACAACAACCCCAACATCAACGTGGCTATCAAGTGTGACTGCTCCTTCAATGCCAGCACCGTTTGCCACATCACCAGATT GAAGGTTTACGCACTAAACATTGTTGGTCAAATACCTGACGAGCTGCAAGATCTCACTTATCTGGACAACTT GGATCTTCGGAAAAATTACTTGACGGGTCCCCTGCCATCGTTTATTGGAAAATTTTCTGCCATGCAGTACTT GGCGGTGTCCCTCAATCCACTATCTGGGCCTCTTCCGAGGGAGATCGGGAATCTTAGTAATCTCCTTTCACT GGGCATTAGTTCAACCAATTTTAGTGGTGAACTTCCTTCAGAACTGGGTAACTTGGAAAAACTCGAGCAAAT GTATATTGTTAGTTCGGGCTTCAGCGGTCCATTTCCTTCAACGTTCTCAAAACTTAAGAATTTGAGGATCCT ATGGGCATCAGACAATGATTTCACGGGAAAAATACCTGATTATTTTGGGGGTTTCCCAAATTTACAAGAATT AAGGTTCCAAGGAAATTCTTTTCAAGGTCCGATTCCAGCAAGTCTGTCCAATCTAACCAGATTAACAACctt GCGGATCGGTGATATTATAAATGGGAGCTCCTCACTGTCTTTTATCTCTAATATGACATCTTTGAATGTCTT AGTACTAAGGAACTGCAAGATATCTGATAATCTCGAAGCAGTGAACTTCTCTAATCTTGCGGGGTTAACCTTACT GGACTTGAGCTTTAACAATATCACAGGTCGTGTTCCTCAATCCATCCTGAATCTAAATAAGCTTGGCTTCTT GTTTCTTGGGAACAACAGCCTTTCTGGAAGCTTGCCATATTTCAAAAGCCCTTCACTAAACAATTT AGATTTTTCATATAACGGCCTCTCTGGAAGCTTTCCTCCATGGGTTACAGGGAACAATTTCCAACT GAATCTGGTGGCTAATAATTTCGTTCTTGATGGAACTAACAATAG CATTTTACCTTCAGGGCTAAACTGTCTCCAGCGAGATACTCCTTGTTTCCGTGGTTCTCCAGAAT ATTATTCCTTTGCCGTGGACTGTGGCAGTAATAGATCTACAAGGGGATCAGATAATACGTTATATGAAACCGATGCTCAAAACATTGGGCCTGCATCTTATTTTGTTAGCGAGCATGCAAGATGGGGTTTAAGCAGTGTAGGAAGATTCAATGAGGCTCTGGACGGAAGTTATGAAGTATATAGCTCCCAGCCGTTTCAGAGTACACTTAACTCAGAATTATTCCAGACTGCAAGGATGTCACCATCATCACTTAGATATTATGGTATTGGACTGGAAAATGGGAATTACACTGTCGTACTTCAGTTTGCAGAGTTCGATTATCCAAACTCGCTGACTTGGCAAAGTATTGGACGAAGAGTTTTCAACATATATGTCCAG GGTGATCTGAAAGAAAAGGACTTCAATATAAGGAAGACAGCTGGTGGAAACTCTTTTATAGCTGTTAATAAGAGCTATATTGCCACCGTATCCAAAAACTTCCTCGAGATCCATCTGTTCTGGGCTGGGAAGGGCACTTGTTGCATTCCTACTCCAGGACACTATGGGCCTATGATCTCAGCATTAAGCGTGACCCCAA ATTTTATTCCTACTGTGCGAAATGGTTTTCCCAGAAAGAAAAGTAAAGCAGGGACAATTTCTGGAGTAATCGTTGGCACTTCATTATTTGTATTAGCAGCCGTAGTTGGAGTATTTATGTTGTTAAAGAAGAGAAGGACAATGGCACAACGGAGAGAAG ACTTCTACAACATGGTTGGAAGGCCTAATATCTTCAGCAATGCTGAGCTTAAGTTAGCCACAGAAAATTTCGGATCTCAAAACATTCTTGGAGAAGGAGGATATGGGCAAGTCTACAAG GGTAAGTTAACGGATGGAAGGGTGGTAGCTGTGAAACAACTTTCTCAATCATCTAATCAGGGAAAAAGGCAGTTTATGACAGAGGTTGCAACAATTTCTTCCGTGCAACACCGGAACCTTGTGCAATTATATGGTTGTTGCATTGACAGTAATACACCCTCGTTAGTTTATGAATACCTCGAAAATGGAAGTTTAGATCAAGCACTCTTTG GAGATAGTAGGTTGAACCTTGGATGGTCAACACGTTTTGATATCATTTTAGGCATTGCAAGAGGCCTAAGTTATCTTCATGAGGAGTCTACTATGCGGATCGTGCATCGGGACATCAAGGCCAGTAACATCCTACTAGGTCCTGATCTAACCCCCAAGATATCGGACTTTGGGCTTGCTAAGCTCTACGACGAGAAGAAGACTCATGTCAGCACAAAAGTTGCCGGCACATT TGGGTACCTGGCACCTGAGTATGCAATGAGAGGCCATTTGACTGAAAAGGTCGATGTTTTTGCATTCGGAGTGGTGGCTCTAGAGACAATAGCTGGTCAATCAAACACTCACCACTCCCTCGTAGAAGGCAAGGCCTCTCTCTTTGAACGG GCCTGGGCTCTCTATGAAAGAGAGGAAGCACTCGGAATCGTGGATCCAAGGCTCGAAGAAATCAATGGCGAGGAGGTCTTCAGGGCCATACATATCTCGCTTCTTTGCACCCAGGGCTCACCGCACCAAAGACCACGAATGTCGAGAGTCGTGGCAATGCTCACAGGAGAAATTCCGGTGGCTGCTATGGTGACGAAGCCGAACTACATCACTGAGTGGCAGTTCAGGGGCCATGGCGCCAACAGCAGCAGCTCAGGGTCTACTGCCGATGAGTTCAGTGGGCAGAGGGGTACCATCCCTCTCACGCCTTCCCCAGCCATCACCGGAGCAATTGATCCACATTGTCGATGA